One window of the Candidatus Chryseobacterium colombiense genome contains the following:
- a CDS encoding alpha/beta fold hydrolase, translated as MEILNSKIFGENLSSTPLLVFHGLFGMLDNWGSFGKDLGEFLPVHLIDLRNHGRSFHSENMSHDDLADDIANYMNHYGMEKAFVLGHSLGGKAVMQFAIKYPEKVEKLIVVDISPKAYPPHHQGIIKALETVDFNTVASRSDVEAVLSQYIPERSTIQFLTKNLYWDENKKLNWRFNLKTLSEKYNEFVSNAIKYGVFDGETLFIAGEKSNYILPQDHFAIKQQFPKAQFVTVKNAAHWVQADNPVDFMAVVKDFLEIH; from the coding sequence ATGGAAATTTTAAATTCAAAAATATTTGGCGAGAACCTTTCGTCTACACCTCTTTTGGTATTTCACGGGTTGTTTGGAATGCTTGATAACTGGGGAAGCTTCGGAAAAGATTTGGGAGAGTTTTTACCGGTTCATCTTATTGATTTGAGAAATCATGGGCGAAGTTTTCATTCTGAGAATATGTCCCACGATGATTTGGCAGATGATATTGCTAACTACATGAATCACTACGGAATGGAAAAAGCTTTTGTATTAGGTCATTCATTAGGTGGAAAAGCTGTGATGCAGTTTGCAATAAAATATCCTGAAAAAGTGGAAAAACTTATTGTGGTTGATATTTCTCCAAAAGCCTATCCTCCCCATCATCAGGGAATTATTAAAGCCTTGGAGACGGTTGATTTTAATACCGTAGCTTCAAGAAGTGATGTAGAAGCGGTTTTAAGTCAATATATTCCTGAAAGATCTACCATTCAGTTTCTTACAAAGAATCTGTACTGGGATGAGAATAAAAAACTGAACTGGAGATTTAATCTTAAAACACTCTCCGAGAAGTACAATGAGTTTGTTTCTAATGCTATAAAATATGGGGTGTTTGACGGAGAAACACTTTTTATTGCAGGTGAAAAATCAAACTATATTCTTCCTCAGGATCATTTTGCGATAAAACAGCAGTTTCCTAAAGCTCAGTTTGTCACCGTTAAAAATGCGGCACACTGGGTTCAGGCAGATAATCCTGTTGATTTTATGGCGGTGGTTAAAGACTTTTTGGAGATCCATTAA
- a CDS encoding YcxB family protein, which yields MEMITVNTHITFKDFLMFNVKNSLTRILVFPLLALVFFMIKQCMEESDESNILGSASMWFLVVFLFIVIRSYFRLKSAFYSNKKIQENISYTFTDENILNKGETFEGEFGWDTVYKVKENKEWFLIYQSAHVMNMVPKKHFTKDQISELRSIIRNNHVKAKLRND from the coding sequence ATGGAAATGATAACGGTAAACACTCATATTACTTTTAAGGATTTTCTGATGTTTAATGTAAAAAATTCATTGACAAGGATTCTTGTTTTCCCATTATTAGCTTTGGTCTTTTTTATGATAAAGCAATGTATGGAAGAAAGTGATGAGAGCAATATTTTAGGATCTGCTTCGATGTGGTTTCTTGTTGTATTTCTTTTCATCGTTATTCGTTCGTACTTCCGTTTAAAGAGTGCTTTTTATTCGAATAAGAAGATCCAGGAAAATATTTCTTATACATTTACTGATGAAAATATTCTGAACAAAGGAGAAACTTTTGAAGGAGAATTTGGCTGGGATACGGTTTACAAGGTTAAAGAAAACAAAGAGTGGTTTTTAATTTACCAAAGTGCTCATGTCATGAATATGGTTCCGAAAAAACACTTTACAAAAGATCAGATTTCAGAGCTTAGAAGTATCATCAGAAATAATCATGTGAAGGCAAAGCTTAGAAATGATTAA
- a CDS encoding pyridoxine 5'-phosphate synthase: MTKLSVNINKIATLRNARGGETPSVTEAAVKIQEFGGQGITIHPRPDERHITRKDVYDLKPLVTTEFNIEGNPHRQFIDMVLEVKPEQVTLVPDADDAITSNAGWDTLKHVSFLTEIIAEFKNAGIRTSIFLDPNPELVEYAAKAGADRIELYTEAYAKNYTLNKELAIKPYYETAVVATDYGLGLNAGHDLSLDNLKYFADHIPNLLEVSIGHALVSEALYMGLENTVQAYLKRLAKWPQ, from the coding sequence ATGACAAAACTAAGTGTCAATATCAATAAAATTGCGACATTAAGAAATGCAAGAGGAGGCGAAACGCCAAGTGTAACAGAAGCAGCTGTTAAAATTCAGGAATTTGGAGGACAGGGAATCACGATTCATCCGAGACCGGACGAGAGACACATTACCAGAAAAGATGTCTATGATCTTAAACCACTTGTAACTACAGAATTCAATATTGAAGGGAATCCCCATCGTCAGTTTATTGATATGGTTTTAGAGGTGAAACCGGAGCAGGTAACTTTGGTTCCGGATGCAGATGATGCCATTACGTCAAATGCAGGTTGGGATACCCTAAAACATGTAAGTTTTCTTACTGAAATCATTGCTGAATTTAAAAATGCAGGAATCCGTACTTCTATTTTCCTGGATCCTAATCCCGAGTTGGTAGAATATGCAGCAAAAGCCGGTGCAGACAGAATTGAATTGTACACAGAAGCTTATGCAAAAAACTATACATTAAATAAAGAATTGGCTATTAAACCTTATTACGAAACCGCAGTCGTAGCTACTGATTATGGATTGGGTCTAAATGCAGGTCATGATTTAAGCTTAGATAATTTAAAATATTTTGCAGATCATATTCCGAATCTGTTGGAGGTCTCCATTGGGCATGCTCTGGTTTCAGAAGCGTTATATATGGGATTGGAAAATACGGTTCAGGCATATTTGAAGCGATTGGCAAAATGGCCTCAATAG
- a CDS encoding GEVED domain-containing protein: protein MIKNLLFILLFATVLFQAKTLEEKAQIAFTVPTNVNVSTVTTSTATVSWDAIAGVSNFTVEFRPVGSNAWAFFYTNVNIINLVTLIPCTSYEVRIKETATGDTSNIVTFTTFYKYCQSASTDSNLVHISNVTVTPVGALQMISNSNALNYMDYRGDSARKINLNVGSVGNILSVNASWTGTQAVATTVSAWIDFNANGTFESSEKIMETSGNTSTPVSANFNVPLAAINGVCGTTMRVLVSSVMSSTGCGIYTYGETEDYLVNFISSNLAINELKKIEEVNIYPNPVSDILNISGITSDSDFEIYNAAGQKISGVKIKNKTVNVSRLLKGVYFIQINSMKLKFIKK from the coding sequence ATGATAAAAAATTTACTTTTCATTTTATTATTTGCAACAGTACTTTTTCAGGCCAAAACTTTGGAAGAAAAAGCTCAAATAGCTTTTACGGTGCCAACAAATGTTAATGTATCTACAGTTACTACCAGTACAGCAACAGTATCTTGGGATGCTATAGCTGGGGTTAGTAATTTTACAGTAGAATTTAGGCCTGTTGGTTCTAATGCATGGGCATTCTTTTATACGAACGTAAATATTATAAATCTTGTTACGCTCATACCCTGCACATCTTATGAAGTTCGCATAAAAGAAACAGCAACAGGAGATACTTCTAATATTGTAACTTTTACTACTTTTTATAAATATTGTCAATCAGCTTCTACAGACTCTAATTTAGTTCATATATCTAATGTCACGGTTACGCCAGTAGGGGCTCTTCAAATGATAAGTAATTCAAATGCTTTGAATTATATGGATTATCGGGGAGATTCTGCACGGAAAATTAATCTCAATGTTGGAAGTGTAGGAAATATTCTTTCTGTAAATGCAAGTTGGACTGGTACTCAGGCTGTAGCAACAACGGTAAGTGCATGGATAGATTTCAACGCAAACGGAACTTTTGAAAGTTCTGAAAAAATTATGGAGACCTCGGGAAATACTTCTACACCTGTCTCTGCGAATTTTAATGTTCCTCTTGCAGCTATTAATGGTGTATGTGGAACTACAATGAGAGTTTTGGTAAGTTCTGTGATGTCTTCAACAGGGTGTGGTATTTATACGTATGGTGAAACTGAAGATTACTTAGTGAATTTTATTTCGAGTAACTTAGCGATCAATGAATTAAAAAAAATAGAAGAGGTAAATATTTATCCCAATCCTGTTTCCGACATTCTAAATATTTCAGGAATTACTTCCGATTCAGATTTTGAAATTTATAATGCAGCCGGGCAAAAAATAAGTGGAGTAAAAATTAAAAATAAAACTGTAAATGTTAGTCGCTTATTAAAAGGAGTTTATTTTATTCAGATAAATTCTATGAAATTAAAATTCATCAAAAAATAA
- a CDS encoding GNAT family N-acetyltransferase, whose protein sequence is MIKTERLILKEINENYVEDIFKIRSNEVINQFVQRNSPKNNYDALQFILTIKEKTKNNQSFYWGVSLESQSNIIGTICLYNFSEDRKVAEVGYELLPDYHRQGIMSEALKAVLDFAFNDLHLQEMVAMTNKFNENSKGLLLKYDFVLEEGREDEGFPDNLVFSLRK, encoded by the coding sequence ATGATTAAAACTGAACGTCTTATATTGAAGGAAATCAACGAAAATTACGTTGAAGATATTTTTAAAATTCGAAGTAATGAGGTCATTAATCAATTTGTGCAGAGAAATTCTCCGAAAAATAATTATGATGCGCTTCAGTTTATTTTAACCATTAAAGAAAAAACTAAAAATAACCAATCTTTTTATTGGGGAGTTTCTTTAGAAAGTCAATCCAATATTATCGGAACCATTTGCCTGTACAATTTTTCTGAAGATCGAAAAGTAGCTGAAGTCGGTTACGAATTATTGCCCGATTATCACAGGCAGGGAATCATGTCTGAGGCGTTGAAGGCGGTGTTGGATTTTGCTTTTAATGATTTACATTTGCAGGAGATGGTTGCTATGACCAATAAATTCAATGAAAATTCGAAAGGTCTTCTTTTAAAATATGATTTTGTGTTGGAAGAAGGGAGAGAAGATGAAGGGTTTCCGGATAATCTTGTTTTTAGCTTGAGAAAATAA
- a CDS encoding DUF456 domain-containing protein: protein MDTALINIFCLILLIIGILGTFLPILPGLLLSICGLLIYKFGTDADLPMIYIWAFGILTLVSVVLSYVIPAKTTKKYGGTRWGSIGSVVGTIVGMFLPIPLGFLIGMFAGVFIGELLHDSKDMNKALKSTKGAFVGFIYGTGFSFVVGVAMFLVVVLNMLNII from the coding sequence ATGGATACAGCATTAATCAATATTTTCTGTCTGATTTTATTAATCATAGGAATTTTAGGAACTTTCCTGCCTATTCTACCCGGATTATTACTAAGCATTTGCGGACTATTAATTTATAAATTCGGAACTGATGCTGACTTACCGATGATTTACATTTGGGCATTCGGAATTTTAACCTTAGTTTCTGTAGTTTTGAGCTATGTAATTCCTGCAAAAACGACAAAAAAATATGGTGGAACCCGTTGGGGAAGTATCGGATCTGTAGTAGGAACCATTGTAGGAATGTTTTTACCTATTCCGCTAGGTTTTCTGATTGGAATGTTTGCCGGAGTTTTTATCGGGGAATTATTACACGACAGCAAAGACATGAATAAAGCCCTAAAATCCACCAAAGGAGCCTTCGTTGGATTTATCTACGGGACAGGTTTCAGTTTTGTAGTCGGTGTGGCAATGTTTTTGGTTGTAGTTTTAAATATGCTCAATATTATTTAA
- a CDS encoding carboxypeptidase-like regulatory domain-containing protein — MRKHYLFIMLCAFTVLINCKGDESIITPDENPSTVLQTGKVEGRVMANNGTKPIGGALVFTIDSDSKVYNTYSDANGNFSLTAPEGNTILHIQTGGGHNFRTEIPITVKKNETLTIPVTESKLTQVAKMAYVKGSYDKIEDIITALGYTATEITYQDLKNLSKIAQYDIIFLNCGSRGTTQTGTSTPSNDALVYTNLSTFVTNGGSLYSSDWASAYLVGGDTNTTTCNAPGGFINDNLLCLKNTGSVGMYAGCTVSNTALATAIGFNTLDINYDLTAWEKIQTYDPTFWEVLVEKNNEALMIRTGHYTNASAPQTSVGTSSNNNYMTICHHTSNGNNITITINANAWAAHQAHGDTQGPCSGGNSNSGKIYYTTFHNHATGNIGKAEPILEYVILNL; from the coding sequence ATGAGAAAACACTACTTATTTATTATGCTGTGTGCATTCACAGTTTTAATTAATTGTAAAGGAGATGAGTCGATCATCACTCCCGACGAAAATCCTTCCACGGTTCTCCAAACCGGAAAAGTTGAAGGAAGAGTAATGGCCAACAACGGAACAAAACCTATCGGTGGAGCTCTTGTTTTCACAATTGACAGTGACAGCAAAGTATACAACACGTATTCTGATGCTAACGGAAATTTCAGTCTTACTGCTCCGGAAGGCAATACTATTCTTCACATTCAGACCGGCGGCGGACATAATTTCAGAACAGAAATTCCGATCACTGTAAAAAAGAACGAAACCCTTACCATTCCTGTTACAGAATCTAAACTTACACAGGTTGCTAAAATGGCTTATGTGAAAGGAAGTTATGATAAGATTGAAGACATTATTACCGCACTGGGATATACAGCCACAGAAATCACTTATCAGGATCTGAAAAACCTTTCTAAAATTGCACAGTATGATATTATCTTTCTGAATTGCGGATCCAGAGGAACAACCCAAACAGGAACCAGCACTCCAAGCAATGATGCATTGGTGTATACCAATCTTTCAACTTTTGTAACCAATGGAGGAAGTTTGTATAGCTCAGACTGGGCTTCTGCCTATCTTGTAGGAGGCGACACGAATACAACGACATGTAATGCTCCCGGAGGTTTCATTAATGACAATTTACTTTGCCTAAAAAATACAGGATCAGTAGGAATGTATGCTGGCTGTACAGTTTCAAATACAGCTTTGGCAACTGCTATTGGCTTCAATACACTAGACATTAATTATGATTTAACAGCGTGGGAAAAAATCCAGACTTATGATCCTACTTTCTGGGAAGTATTGGTAGAAAAAAACAACGAGGCTCTAATGATCCGTACAGGGCATTACACCAATGCTTCTGCTCCTCAAACGTCGGTAGGAACATCCAGCAATAATAATTATATGACAATCTGCCATCACACTTCCAATGGGAATAATATTACCATTACAATCAATGCAAATGCATGGGCAGCTCATCAGGCTCACGGAGATACACAAGGTCCTTGTTCTGGAGGAAATTCAAACAGTGGCAAAATTTATTACACCACTTTCCATAATCACGCCACCGGAAATATCGGTAAAGCTGAGCCTATTCTGGAATACGTCATCTTAAATCTTTAG
- a CDS encoding mechanosensitive ion channel: MNDQLQETRNFIQDLSYQLYIYISKISPAGFDWVVHLIVKLALLVALFLLVDFILKPVINFIFRFFQNEKKYPVIKSIYESRVSNSVAHFIALGVVASLQAFIFPPKAIPITNTFIIRSINLGVVLIFAGMLYRGLTAFRNYFSIKQDFYKIMALNAISETMKILGIFIFSIVGICVIFGIKGTTIVGSLGAITAVLVLVFRDTILGFVTGIHVATSKNMKVGDWIGIPKYNLEGTIEDITLLTTRIQSFDKTVSTIPTYDLMSTEVKNLQVMSESNTRRIKKSIIFNIKSFKFLDDEMFDKLLEINLLKEYLLRKRDELNEQRSNMTHPDKIINGKQLTNIGTFRKYAYEYLRNNKNIDQSETVLVRQMEITSQGLPLEIYCFTNDSKWEHFEQIQSDIFDHLLVASKEFDLEVMQVNIKI; this comes from the coding sequence ATGAATGATCAACTACAAGAAACAAGAAACTTTATACAGGATCTTAGCTATCAGCTTTATATTTATATAAGCAAGATTTCGCCTGCCGGTTTTGACTGGGTTGTTCATCTGATTGTAAAACTGGCGTTGCTTGTTGCCTTGTTTTTACTGGTAGATTTTATATTAAAGCCTGTCATTAATTTTATTTTCCGTTTTTTTCAGAATGAGAAAAAATACCCTGTCATTAAATCCATTTATGAATCCAGAGTAAGCAACTCTGTAGCTCATTTTATTGCTTTGGGAGTTGTGGCGAGTCTACAGGCTTTTATATTTCCTCCGAAAGCAATTCCTATAACGAATACATTTATCATCAGATCCATTAATTTAGGGGTGGTTTTGATCTTTGCGGGAATGTTGTATCGAGGATTAACTGCTTTTAGAAATTATTTTAGCATAAAGCAGGATTTTTACAAGATAATGGCGTTAAATGCTATTTCGGAAACCATGAAAATCCTTGGAATCTTTATTTTCTCAATTGTGGGGATCTGTGTAATTTTTGGGATCAAAGGAACCACTATTGTAGGAAGTTTAGGGGCAATTACAGCGGTTTTGGTGTTAGTTTTCAGGGATACTATTTTAGGTTTTGTGACAGGTATTCACGTGGCAACTTCTAAAAATATGAAAGTCGGTGACTGGATCGGAATTCCTAAATATAACCTGGAAGGAACAATAGAGGATATTACTCTGCTTACCACCAGAATTCAGAGCTTCGATAAAACGGTCTCTACAATTCCCACGTATGATCTCATGAGTACAGAGGTGAAAAATCTTCAGGTGATGTCTGAAAGTAATACCAGAAGAATAAAAAAATCTATCATTTTCAATATAAAATCATTTAAGTTTTTAGATGATGAAATGTTTGATAAATTGCTGGAAATTAATTTATTGAAAGAGTATCTTTTACGAAAAAGAGATGAGCTGAATGAACAGAGAAGTAACATGACGCATCCGGATAAAATTATTAATGGAAAGCAGCTTACCAATATTGGGACTTTTAGAAAATACGCATACGAATATCTCAGAAATAATAAAAATATCGATCAGTCAGAAACTGTGTTGGTGAGACAAATGGAAATTACATCGCAAGGATTGCCTTTGGAAATCTACTGCTTTACCAATGATTCGAAATGGGAACATTTTGAACAGATTCAGTCGGATATTTTTGATCATCTGTTAGTTGCTTCTAAGGAATTTGATCTGGAAGTGATGCAGGTTAATATTAAAATTTAA
- a CDS encoding DNA mismatch repair protein MutS: protein MYINKEDLNELEFPQLLAEISPFAYSPKTREKILQLRPMEIDEAELSLKKTSEYLSSFESSNAIPFDEYEDIESELKLMLIENYRLENSAFIKIKTLTEQIGKLQKFFPTMPETFPTLIQDVSVLEFKKEIIDKVDKVFNRFGEVKSEASPILKALRAEIQVAKKAIQENFNKALFNYGQSDFLDDIRETIIDDQRVLAVKSAYKKRVAGRVLGLSKTGSITYMQPDSVVKHHFKLKESEEEEKKEIDKILRKLTAELAEFQPQLWRYQKYIFDLDLTRAKAKFAELINGVLPKINRHKTLRLKEAYHPLLFLRNKAENKTIFPQTLTLTDQNRIICISGPNAGGKSITLKTVGLLQLMIQSGILVPTHPKSEMFFFDKIMTDIGDNQSIENHLSTYSSRLKKMGGIIREADAETLLLIDEFGTGSDPELGGALAESFLEFFYDKKSFAIITTHYTNIKLVVEQLPHAENAAMLFNEETLEPMYKLEVGQAGSSFTFEVAEKNKIPRFIIHSAKKKVEHDIVNLDKTIVKLQQEKYEVEKLKTDLAERKESVEDKRDNLQKLNEQLQQKLFNFQKLYEEEHRKLQFGNKIEAFIDSYVKGKSRKDVVKDFVKILEQEKFRKIGADKDESKRLQVVKRKITQQLKKEEVIEKITETNEKLEEKRKTDRALWMKVGQRVRITGSTSVGTIEKISRNKVIVNYGTFKTTIDADELERI from the coding sequence GTGTATATAAATAAAGAAGATTTAAACGAATTAGAGTTTCCGCAATTGCTCGCGGAAATTTCTCCCTTTGCGTATTCTCCGAAAACAAGAGAAAAAATTCTTCAACTTCGTCCGATGGAAATTGACGAGGCAGAACTTTCATTGAAAAAAACTTCCGAATATCTATCGAGTTTTGAAAGTTCAAATGCGATTCCTTTTGATGAATATGAAGATATTGAAAGTGAGCTTAAGCTCATGTTGATCGAAAACTATCGTCTTGAAAATTCCGCTTTCATCAAAATAAAAACACTTACGGAACAAATCGGGAAACTGCAGAAGTTTTTCCCAACCATGCCTGAAACTTTTCCTACCTTAATTCAGGATGTTTCTGTATTGGAATTCAAAAAAGAAATTATTGATAAAGTTGATAAAGTTTTTAACCGTTTTGGTGAAGTAAAAAGTGAAGCTTCTCCCATTTTAAAAGCTTTGAGAGCAGAAATACAAGTTGCTAAAAAAGCCATTCAGGAAAATTTCAACAAAGCTTTGTTCAATTACGGGCAGAGTGACTTTTTGGATGATATTCGTGAAACGATTATTGATGATCAGAGAGTTTTGGCAGTAAAGTCTGCCTATAAGAAAAGAGTTGCCGGAAGAGTTTTAGGACTTTCAAAAACGGGTTCTATCACCTACATGCAGCCGGATTCTGTAGTAAAGCATCATTTTAAACTTAAAGAAAGCGAAGAAGAAGAGAAAAAGGAAATTGACAAAATCCTGAGGAAATTAACCGCTGAACTGGCGGAATTCCAACCTCAGCTTTGGAGATATCAGAAATATATTTTCGATCTTGATTTAACAAGAGCAAAAGCCAAGTTTGCAGAATTAATCAATGGAGTTTTACCGAAAATCAACCGTCATAAAACGCTACGGTTAAAAGAGGCTTACCATCCTTTATTATTTTTAAGAAACAAAGCGGAAAACAAAACCATTTTCCCTCAAACCCTTACTTTAACGGATCAAAACAGAATTATCTGTATTTCCGGACCGAATGCGGGAGGAAAATCGATTACATTGAAAACCGTCGGATTGCTTCAATTGATGATTCAAAGCGGAATTTTGGTTCCGACGCATCCGAAATCCGAAATGTTTTTCTTCGATAAGATCATGACCGATATTGGTGATAATCAATCTATTGAAAATCATCTTTCGACCTATTCATCAAGGTTAAAGAAAATGGGCGGAATCATCCGTGAAGCTGATGCTGAAACGTTGTTATTGATTGATGAATTTGGAACAGGTTCCGATCCTGAATTAGGTGGTGCTTTGGCAGAAAGTTTCCTTGAATTTTTCTATGATAAGAAGAGTTTCGCAATCATTACAACGCACTACACCAACATAAAATTGGTTGTGGAACAACTTCCACACGCGGAAAATGCAGCCATGTTGTTTAATGAGGAAACGCTGGAACCTATGTACAAACTGGAAGTGGGACAGGCGGGAAGTTCATTTACTTTTGAGGTGGCGGAAAAGAATAAAATTCCAAGATTTATCATTCATTCTGCGAAGAAAAAAGTGGAGCATGATATTGTGAACCTTGATAAAACGATCGTGAAACTTCAGCAGGAAAAATATGAGGTGGAAAAACTGAAAACGGATCTTGCAGAAAGAAAAGAATCCGTAGAAGACAAGCGTGATAACCTGCAAAAATTGAATGAACAGCTTCAGCAAAAATTGTTCAATTTCCAGAAACTGTATGAAGAAGAGCATCGAAAACTGCAGTTTGGAAACAAGATTGAAGCTTTTATAGACAGTTATGTAAAAGGGAAATCCAGAAAGGACGTCGTAAAAGATTTTGTGAAGATTCTGGAACAGGAAAAGTTCAGGAAAATCGGAGCAGATAAAGATGAAAGTAAGCGTCTTCAGGTGGTGAAGAGAAAGATCACCCAACAGTTGAAGAAAGAAGAAGTTATTGAAAAAATAACTGAAACCAACGAAAAGCTTGAAGAAAAACGCAAAACCGACCGTGCTCTTTGGATGAAAGTCGGACAACGTGTTCGTATCACAGGAAGTACAAGTGTCGGAACAATTGAAAAAATTTCAAGAAATAAAGTGATCGTCAATTACGGAACGTTCAAAACAACCATTGATGCTGATGAACTGGAAAGGATTTAA
- a CDS encoding acyl-CoA thioesterase — MTTEERIEASETRIFKAVFPNTTNHYDTLFGGTAMQLMDEVAFIAATRFARKRVVTVSSDKIDFKRSIPAGTIVELIGKVAHVGKTSMKVNVEIYTEQMYSYERERAIVGDFTFVAIDEFKKPISIL, encoded by the coding sequence ATGACTACAGAAGAAAGAATTGAAGCATCAGAAACCCGAATTTTCAAAGCAGTTTTCCCCAACACAACCAATCATTACGATACGCTTTTCGGAGGTACAGCGATGCAACTCATGGATGAAGTGGCTTTTATTGCAGCTACACGATTTGCAAGAAAGCGTGTGGTAACCGTAAGCAGTGATAAAATTGATTTTAAAAGATCTATTCCCGCAGGAACGATTGTTGAACTGATCGGAAAAGTTGCTCACGTCGGAAAAACAAGTATGAAAGTTAATGTTGAAATCTATACGGAACAGATGTATTCCTATGAAAGAGAAAGGGCTATTGTAGGGGATTTTACTTTTGTAGCCATTGATGAATTTAAGAAACCAATCTCAATATTATAA
- a CDS encoding uracil-DNA glycosylase, producing the protein MTWTEILAPIKKTEYFTNLWEKVKHEYATTKVFPPKNQIFRALEITPFEDIEVVIIGQDPYHNDYQANGLCFSVSEQVTAPPSLKNIFIELKDDLGIVRTSKELDDWGKQGVLLLNATLTVRAHSPNSHKDLGWEKFTDFIIKEISDKKENVVFVLWGAFAQKKAELIDPAKHFILKSAHPSPFSVHRGFFGSKPFSKINEYLISKGKKPVSW; encoded by the coding sequence ATGACCTGGACAGAAATATTAGCCCCCATCAAAAAAACAGAATACTTTACCAATCTTTGGGAAAAAGTAAAACACGAATATGCGACAACAAAAGTTTTCCCACCGAAAAATCAGATTTTCAGGGCGTTGGAAATTACGCCTTTCGAAGATATTGAGGTAGTGATTATCGGGCAGGATCCTTATCATAACGATTACCAGGCAAATGGGTTGTGTTTTTCTGTTTCCGAACAGGTTACTGCACCGCCTTCATTAAAAAATATTTTCATTGAGTTAAAGGATGATTTGGGAATAGTAAGAACTTCAAAAGAGTTGGACGACTGGGGGAAACAAGGTGTTTTGTTGTTGAATGCTACACTTACGGTTCGTGCCCATTCTCCGAACTCCCACAAAGATTTGGGCTGGGAAAAATTCACAGATTTTATTATTAAGGAAATTTCGGATAAAAAAGAGAATGTAGTTTTCGTATTGTGGGGCGCTTTTGCACAAAAAAAAGCCGAACTCATCGATCCGGCTAAGCATTTTATTTTGAAATCTGCACATCCGTCTCCGTTTTCTGTTCACAGAGGATTTTTCGGAAGCAAACCTTTTTCGAAAATTAACGAATACCTTATTTCAAAAGGGAAGAAGCCTGTTTCGTGGTAG
- a CDS encoding ATP-binding cassette domain-containing protein, which produces MHKLHVDSLTKSFDGNNILKDVYISCETGKVVGILGRNGTGKSTLLKIIFGTLKGDYQYIRVDNKVLQDQWDRKDKIAYLPQDFFLPKSVKIKKLIPIFCNSENSKKLMELDLMKPFLDETSRNLSGGEKKIMEVLLIIFSDSKFILLDEPFNGLSPKMTSEMQKLIKEQSKEKGIIISDHRYQEVLDISDEVYLLSDSHLKPIKDLKELQRYNYLPKSI; this is translated from the coding sequence ATGCATAAATTACATGTAGACAGTCTCACGAAATCTTTTGATGGAAATAATATCTTAAAAGATGTTTATATCAGCTGCGAGACAGGAAAAGTTGTCGGAATCCTAGGAAGAAACGGTACCGGAAAATCAACTTTACTCAAAATAATTTTCGGAACATTGAAAGGAGATTATCAGTATATAAGAGTGGATAATAAAGTTCTTCAGGATCAATGGGACAGAAAAGATAAAATTGCCTATCTGCCACAAGATTTCTTCCTTCCAAAAAGTGTTAAGATTAAAAAATTAATCCCCATTTTCTGTAACAGTGAAAATTCGAAAAAATTAATGGAATTAGATCTGATGAAACCTTTTCTCGATGAAACGTCAAGAAATCTTTCAGGAGGTGAAAAAAAAATTATGGAAGTTTTGTTAATTATTTTTTCTGACTCCAAATTCATTTTGCTGGATGAACCCTTCAACGGATTGTCCCCTAAAATGACCAGTGAAATGCAAAAGCTTATTAAAGAACAATCAAAAGAGAAAGGAATAATTATTTCAGATCACCGCTATCAGGAAGTACTGGATATTTCAGATGAAGTTTATCTGCTTTCTGATTCTCATTTAAAACCCATTAAAGATTTAAAAGAATTGCAACGCTATAATTACCTTCCGAAAAGTATTTAA